A segment of the Necator americanus strain Aroian chromosome IV, whole genome shotgun sequence genome:
cgaaaaagaaattatacgTCTATGAGGATCCTAAAGTAACGTCATTAAGAGTGCCTTCAGGAGATTTGATCTTTTTAATCTACCGCAAAAGCACAAACCTTacatgaatagaaaaataaacaaaagttagGGTTTTTCACTTCCCATGATTCAGGATTTCTGGACATTCCTAATGATTTAAAGACAACCAATTTGAAAGATGGAATGTTAAAGTTACACATGCTCTATCAGCTGCAGCACTAATGATTGAATCGTCCCACACAGCACCATACTGTAGAAAATCTCTAGTtgatcaagtttttttttatcctttatcgtttattGATAAGAAACGTAACTGAGGACTTTTGAAACTGTGATCCGACATGTTTGCTGAGCGCTTTATTTAAAGTATTCACCATGATCATTTTAAGAGAAAGCCTCCGATAGCACAGAAACGAGTCCAATACTGTTAACTGGTCTATCAAGGTGCGGAGGTGGCATACATGAGGACATTAACCAATGGCTACGATTGGTGCACCACTACCTTCCCACCACACTCTCACCGAAGACGGTGTTTGACAAGGCGATATTACATCGCCGAAGGTGTTCACGGCTGTGTTATACTGGAGAATCACCTGCTTGGAAGAAAAGAGCATACATATTGACAGGAGATTCCTCTCGTATCTTCTTTTGACACAcaacatcgttctcttttccagaaacaacTATTAAAGCAGAGACGATCCTCGAAGAATTAAACGATGCCGAGAAAAGGATAGGTTTGCGAATacacagaaagaagacagCTTTTGAAGAACGTCTACTCCGAGGACGGAGGAATACTACCTGAAGGTTTCCAAAACGCAGAAAATTCCTCATACGTCTTTCTTGGACGATTGATGTGAAGAATGGCTTAAGGATGGAATAGAAGGATGGGAGCTGCGTGGACAGTATTTATACCtttcagatttatttatttatttacaccCTTCAAAGCTACAGACCACGTGACGGAGCAGTACCTCTGTGTGCCCTGTTAAGCAGTGGAGATGTGGAGAGACatcgctgccacgtctaggaagctaccaACTACCCTCAAATCTTTGAGTAATATATTCTAATGTTTAACCGGCGCatacaacacctagccggtcctCGCAACTTCGACTTAGGAGCAATGtctcgtcttcgcgacccTCCGGATAGATGACACGGCCACGAGAAGAATCGACGGTAGATGAATTGAAAGAACGCTAGATTAGTCAAGAGACGCTGGCCAAGAGACGCTTGATGGAGGGCGTCAAAAAGGGAAGTTggtgcacggatggaccaaaTGAGAGCTCGGCTGTACACGGCTAAAAGACCCTCTCAACATCACTCGCAATAcctgagaacatcttggatggcGATTGCGAGGAAACGAAacgattttttagaaaaaaaacaaagaacaaaaacatgcCGGGGTCCGAATGTTCAGTGAAGACGGTCCATATAAGTATCAAAGTGAGCAAGTAAAGATTATTTCAAGGGGTTCGAGGACGGATGAGTTTTCAAAGAATCGAGTCCCGATGACTATGTGTTTTGTTAAAATACTGCCCTGTACTGTAAGTCTCCTGCTACATTTTACTGTTCCAATTTCATTCTGTTGTAGTTCTGAAGTATTTTCCAACAACATTTATTTCGCTTACATGAATCAATAAATAAGCAACATGTAGACATGTCATATTTTCCTGAGCAAAGCTTTCTGCTTCAATTTTCTTGACTCGGTGTTCTTGGCGTTTAGTGGGACGTCCTTAAAGCGGCAATGAGTTGTGAGAGCAGCTACACAAGGCTCTGTCATCCAGAGATACCTGgaataattaactaattataATCTGTGGTCAAGAAGGTGATCAGTGACGGTCAGCTGCTTCAACGAAGTAGATAGCGGTGTGAAGTTATTGTTGTAGCTCAAACTTGGTGAATTAACAGTGCAACACTTAATTGTCAATGATCACAAATAAGAATGAGACATTCTTGCTGATCAAAGAAGAGTTGCGAAGTCTGTGAATTCCAATTCTGAATGTGAAATTTGAATAAACGCTAAGACCCTCTATGTCAGCGTCAATACAGCCTCGAGGTCTCCTGTTAGCAGCAGGAATCACCTCTTGTATGTGAGAATAAGGGCACCTTTCTTCAACTCAGTGCGGACAGtgctcttttcaatttttatgacATATGGGATAAGAATGTTATTCTTGATCTCTCATGTATGATCAGCCGAGAGGTCATGTTGTCATCAATGGATTGAATTTGACTCACCATTCATTCTCAGTTACTTCTCGATACTTTCCATAGGTATAGTACTTTTGACATTTACTATTGTCGAAAGGGACTTTCGTTATaacctaaaatatttcaacaattcCTGTGCTCAACAAATATTCTGATTGAAATTTCACCAACAGAAAGGTCAAAATCTGGTTCACATCCTATAGGACAGGCTAGCCTGGTGGTAGAATTTCGTGCTAATTGATTCCATTTATGTTGTGGCATCGGTTCACGGCGACATCTGTAAGGTTTTAATTTTAGTGACCagtaaaattaagttaaaCCTAATCACTTCTACAAGTTCTCCAGTTTGTGCGACattctaataaataaataaataaattcttatTGCTTCCTTATTGTCAGACTACAAAAACTCTTCCTTTCTCCATTTTTGAGCAAATACAATCGATATTTACAATTTGCTTCATAAATTCAGAAGAGGTGGCTGTGGTTCCTTCTTCCCAAATTGTGAGGTAGATTTGAAATATCAAGTCCGTGGCTGTTTCTACGATCCCTCTGCCataaggatttttcttcagtggaattttagaaagaaaaaacacagaaagcTCTCTGGATAGCAAAGATCTTGTTTCTTACATCTCACTTGGTGAGGTGTTTGGTTGCAGTGGGTAGAAACTTGTAGTTAGTCTTATTAGGTAACGGTAGCAGTTCCTACATACTTGTACTCTTTTGGATCCTTCGGCAGAACAGCGTTAGGTGCCTTGAGAATACAGACATCCTTTTCTCCGCTGGAAATGCAGTCCACCGTTCGTTGTTCTGTAAGATCAACGCAACAATCAATAGCAAAAACTCTCTTGTGAGAAGTTACCTCGATCATTTTTAATGCACAGATAATAGCTGGTTCAAAGTATCCTTTGAGAGAGAATCGCTTAAGTTTAACTTACCCCAGCGATTCCATTTGAATTCTTCTTGAGCCTGGGTGCCTAATGAAGCAATTAACAGGAGAAGAGGGAACATTCTAGAAAAAGAGACctttattccagaaaacacTGAAAAGTGTGCACAGTTACGGATACTGATGCAAAATACGAGTAactaagtgtttttttatcgTTATTCTTATGTGGATTACTATCATGatgattttcaaattataataatagtaatctACGCATGATTTTCAAGTTGTTTCTCAAAAATCACAGTTTTATTCAATGGAGATTCTGCGCACTAGTCTCCATCAATGACTTTACATCATTTGATTTTCATATCATCAGccaattgagagaaaaaagtcatatTTTGATGGTGATTTGCGTTAATATAGGTCCCATCAATTTCTGCAGAAGAACTCCACGAGCTGCACaattctttaatttaatttagtaaaaaaatttaaaaaattaaatttaattcaattcttTACAAGACGCCAATTATCATTCACCACTTTAATATGatgatattttaatttttcaaggcTTTGGGCATTAGACACATTGAGCTAACGTAATTTAAGAACCAAATTTTTTGTATTCCAAACAGTTTGCACCTTAAAAAACATCACAGTGAAGTCGCCTTTCAGGTATTTTCTACGGTAGTTGTAAGACACGTTAGTTATTCTATAGATATAGTTTTAGGTATAAAACTGTTGATGTATAAAACGATTCATTTAGGTAAGATATTATTCAATCATCTtctatttgaaataaaaataaacagtaTCCGAATGTTATACAGATTCCGATTTCTGGAATTATGTGCAAGATCAATTCTCTACTAAAACACTCAAAGTGGCGCTTTTGAGCAGGCTAATGCTTcaagagcgtttttttttttgccttgaTTAAGAGATCCATGGTAGCCCAGAAATGAGATTCATAGCTGACAAAAAAGGGTAGAATTTGgagcagcaaaaagaaaaaacacaggaGATGACGCTTAGTTAACCACGATCAAAGCAGCAATGATGCATAATAGCAGCATAATGGGCGGATACCCATTAGCTAAGCAGAGATTTCAGGCGACGACCAAACGAGTCTTAAACCTGATTGAATGTCGTTAATCTTGCGCAATCAGACATTATCCGTCACAATACCTATTGTGTTATTCTTGAGAATGAAATGTAATGGTGCTATGATCCGTCACTGCACCAAACACGtcccctcattttttttcaaatttaaaacaaagaaagactGAGGAAATGCTTGGCTGTGCTTGGTATTTCTATGAGCTGCCGTCATAATGCAGAGATATCCGCCTATTCAGACTCCATAAATCCATGGAAAAGTTGGgggaattttttattctacgTAGAAGAGCAATTACAGCTGCAATAAATTTTTCGCCACATAAGCATAGCACATTCATTGTGAGTGTTTGTGAACAGGTTACCACAAAGACTTGGAGGCTATACCAATTAAGCTTTAAACACCGGTTACCGTACTGCTAAAATGCATCTCATTTACAACTGTAAAATAGCGGAGCTGTCATTTAAAGAACAACTGTATGGgcgtttgcaaatttttttcttatttttgaaaaaaaagttgaaaaattcctATCCTTCTAGTACAGATCAAGGATCAACAGTATAATTACCGTAATTATTTGCAACATCTAGCTACTCAATGAGCAAAGTCTTAATGCCCTTCTTCCGGAATAAAACGGGCTGCGACGATAAAAGTTTGTTGAGTAGATTTTTGAGATCATCGCGGACTTTAAATTCCGCCCAGATACTGCTTTAGAACACGGAACAGGTGATAGTCGTATAAGACAAGATCCGGGCTATAGGGAGGGTGGGACAGAGTTATCCAACCCAGACCGCTTCACTTTTGTCGAGTGAGATCTCGTGTTGTTGCGCAGCAGTGTCTTGTATTGCTGCGTTTTGATCGTTTTTCCTTTGCACTGCATTAGCCAACTTCTGGAGTTACATTTTGTAGGGGTTGCCGATGATTGTCTGATTGCCCATCAACCgttccaaaaatttctcgaaagttTCTAGAGAAGtttaaacatttaaaaataagaaaaatggatataattttgaaagtttaAATGTTTAAAATCAGAGGTGCGAAAAAAGACATGCAGAGATAAGCGATATGTACGATCTCCGGCCCACACGATGTAACGCAGAGATCGCTAGCAGATCTGCACAGTGGTTTTGGACGAGTGAATCCGACAGTTTGCTAGATTACGGTCAACAGCTTGTAACTCTTAGAAGGAGAGGCAAACCCAATTTCCGCAACTGAAAGCGTTGCATAGGAGTTTTTGATTCCATCGTTATATGTACACGAAATGTGCGTGAATTCACTCATGATATAGCTTTGTTGATCTTATAATTTTTCCATCGTATATGCAAAGGctgaacaattatttttgcGTGCTGTTCGTTCGTAGATCTCAGAAATGTTTTTGGCTTCATGTAGCAATTTTGAAAACGTTCTCTTAAACACATGAttttagaatgaaaaagaCTTCGCAtctgtatttatttcatatctgGTGTTTTTCCAATGCGAACTGTTTGCATTTTTCTAATGCTTCTCATTGATTCAGCTATGATATTAGCTTATAGCAAGCCGTTGTTCACGTGGCAGGAACACCTTTACTGAAAACTGCTTGTGACCTGTCAGTTAATGAACTCGTGCAGAGACTTCACTAATTAACTTCACTAATTGtgcaaacaaaatgaataagaGTAAAAGAACTTCTGTAACAACGCGATTtgcaacaaatacaaattaaatCATATAAAAATTTCTCTACAGCAAAAAATGGTAATCGTCGGTCAATGCGACTGAGTGATCAGCCGCGCCAGATTATCTCAAACGCGCTTGTCAAAAAggggtaaaggataaagtcactggctatctatccactcgggatgtgccaacgcgttctactggaattcgtaatcgttgaggattTGGAAtgcgtattggcctatacaatgacttgcgggggccagtcgatgatcaagtcagtgttcttatccttccagataagtctggtaccaaattatcgacCCCCGGAGGTATCAaagacttggtttgcactagggcggtcgcaaaccctcgaccgtgtggctacaacggacctctaaccgactgcgccgcACCCGCTTGTCATGTGCGAAAAACACGGAAAATAAGGCGCTCTGTCGTTAATGGGATAGTGCTTTGGCCGGCACTCACGTACCCTGAACCTGCATGTCACAATTCCACGATTCAACACAGTCACTACCTAAacgaattaaaggcagcataccacgactCTGAGATGAtgcggatttgaggtggagcaTCCGTATCAGCATctttccctgcatcactgcaaacagccacctccagaatgctgttttatacgacgccatctattgcaacgcgccaccctttgCGCCTCTTCCGTTCTGCAATTCGTCGAGAATAAATTCTTACTGCCCCGGTAgacagtaagggacgctatcAGTGCAACGGTGGCACTGCAATAGacggcatcgtacaaaacagcattcaggggtcggct
Coding sequences within it:
- a CDS encoding hypothetical protein (NECATOR_CHRIV.G16320.T1); the encoded protein is MFPLLLLIASLGTQAQEEFKWNRWEQRTVDCISSGEKDVCILKAPNAVLPKDPKEYKCRREPMPQHKWNQLARNSTTRLACPIGCEPDFDLSVITKVPFDNSKCQKYYTYGKYREVTENEWYLWMTEPCVAALTTHCRFKDVPLNAKNTESRKLKQKALLRKI